The genomic stretch CAGAGGACCGGCACAAGCTTGGGGATAAAGCTAACACGCAGGCCCCATGTGTCAGCGACAGGAAGAGAAAGGTGGGAGCAGTGGCGATCTGATGGGCCAGTAGTGCTGGCTGGGCCGGTTCAGTGGGCTGGCCAGCTAGGTCGCTGGCGGGAGAGGAAGAGTTAGGTTAGCAGGCCATGCCGGTTGATTGCGGGCTGGCCTGGTGTGTGGTTAGATGGGTTAGATAGGTTAGTTTAGGGTTGGtttttatatttagtttgaattttgaattagattaaaaattcaaacacactcaTATTTGAAAGCCAAATAAAATCTAAAAAGTCAAACAAACTAGCACACAAGTATAAAATTGATTTGAGATTTATTTATTATGGAATTTCTTGGAAAGAGGAGAATTTGACTTCCATTTttaaatgagcacacaattcaaacaaaaagttttttttaaaaaaaatttcactcaatttaatatttctaatttttagGAATATTACATCAGCGCTGGAGCTGCCAAAGACGATTGACGCGCTGGACCGCCGTTATGGAGGATGCATGCTGCGTGCGTTAGGCCttgtttggcacagctccactcctaaactccagcaactccatcaaaaaatttagccaaacaccccaactccaaaactccatggagttgccaactccgtggagctgtagtgcaaatggaggtggagttttggagcacctcttttgctgctccagaaaccactcttttgaacctcctcatggagttggtggataattacccaccaatgccactggttacatagAAAAAACGGTTCGTTCTATTTTCCTCCGAGACTCCACGCGCTCGTCCCCACCGCGCtagcgccgcccgtcgcccgccgccccaGACCAGCTCGCCTCCGGCCttggagccccgccgccggccacccccaccaccgcccgcccgagccccgccgccggccgcacctccCGTCGCCGTCTCTCCCTCGCCTCTGCTCCCATGaacccgccaccgccggccgttcACCTCGCGAGCGCCGTtgggctcccgccgccggccgccgtggcccctTCCTCCcacgcgctcctcctccgccgcgcgctcctCACTCCCACCGTCGGCCGCCAtggcccctccctccccgtcgGGCGTGCCGTCGTTCCCACCCCCAATGCCGCCGGCACCACCTCAAGGCCGTtcgcctccaccgccggacTAGGCCGCCATGGCCCCTCCCTCCcacacccgccggccgccgtggcccctccctccccgtgCTCTGATGGCTACTGCTCCGAGCTCGTCGTGGAACCTGGGTGCCGTACCCGCAGCGGTGgtggccgcccgcgccgcggcaaGCTCCTGGCTCGGCTTCGGGCTAACACGCAGGGCGGCATGCACGAATGCAGTGTGCGCCTCGAGCGGCAGGCCGGCCATGACCATCCTCTGCGCATGGAGGTG from Setaria italica strain Yugu1 chromosome II, Setaria_italica_v2.0, whole genome shotgun sequence encodes the following:
- the LOC101783988 gene encoding oleosin-B6-like; the protein is MNPPPPAVHLASAVGLPPPAAVAPSSHALLLRRALLTPTVGRHGPSLPVGRAVVPTPNAAGTTSRPFASTAGLGRHGPSLPHPPAAVAPPSPCSDGYCSELVVEPGCRTRSGGGRPRRGKLLARLRANTQGGMHECSVRLERQAGHDHPLRMEVVVGRSRGRGRQSLANYLHRHYLRR